One Alphaproteobacteria bacterium genomic region harbors:
- the prmC gene encoding peptide chain release factor N(5)-glutamine methyltransferase — MTPTINIALRKGAEALRNASIENPPHEARLLLSLVLKKDKGFVFANPERPINQDEWQSYQQMINRRSHHEPISRIRGEREFWSLPFYLSQETLDPRPDTEVLVEGVLNDLKENNQTVSEPFRILDLGTGTGCLLLSLLSELPNSWGLGVDLSSGAIQTAKRNATQLRLSGRASFAMSDWATSIDGQFDIIVSNPPYICAQGMEKLEKSVRSFDPPLALDGGADGLEAYRTLMPQIPDILTENGTFCIEMGALQAKSLLPIVEKSNLRVAKQLFDLKGIERGFCLKKQKKLRYA, encoded by the coding sequence GGCACGGTTGCTGCTCTCCCTTGTTCTTAAAAAAGACAAAGGCTTTGTTTTTGCCAATCCAGAGCGTCCCATCAATCAAGACGAATGGCAATCATATCAACAGATGATCAACCGTCGATCCCACCACGAGCCCATCTCTAGAATTAGGGGAGAGCGGGAATTTTGGAGTCTTCCCTTCTATTTGTCCCAAGAAACCCTGGACCCTCGCCCCGATACGGAGGTCCTGGTAGAGGGCGTCTTGAATGACTTGAAAGAAAACAATCAAACCGTCTCGGAACCTTTCAGAATTTTGGACCTTGGAACGGGTACCGGATGCCTTCTGTTGTCCCTTCTTTCGGAACTCCCCAACAGTTGGGGCCTCGGTGTTGACCTTAGCAGTGGAGCCATTCAAACGGCCAAAAGAAATGCGACACAACTCCGCCTCTCTGGGCGGGCGAGCTTTGCTATGTCGGATTGGGCGACATCAATTGACGGACAGTTTGATATTATTGTCAGCAACCCGCCCTATATTTGTGCACAGGGCATGGAAAAACTGGAAAAGAGCGTTCGTTCTTTTGATCCGCCATTAGCCCTAGATGGAGGCGCCGATGGATTGGAAGCTTATCGAACTTTGATGCCACAAATCCCCGATATTTTGACAGAGAACGGAACCTTTTGCATCGAAATGGGAGCCTTGCAGGCCAAATCGCTTCTTCCTATCGTTGAAAAAAGCAACTTACGGGTAGCAAAACAATTGTTTGATTTAAAAGGAATCGAAAGGGGTTTCTGTCTAAAAAAGCAAAAAAAGTTGCGTTATGCGTAA
- a CDS encoding DUF4167 domain-containing protein: MTTVYVRNMKLNSRRSRNGRRSPSVRNPNQAIDSNGPAGRIRGTAHQVYEKYASLARDAHSSGDRVAAERLHQHADHYFRLLNEGRETAVDNAQPDTNVQPETNAQPGTSVQADTNAQPPMDVPPPVREEPSKQKELPKKAEKKSEDKDVIKVVEMSVN; encoded by the coding sequence ATGACAACAGTTTATGTGAGGAACATGAAATTAAATTCCAGACGTTCTCGTAACGGGAGAAGATCTCCTTCTGTACGGAATCCTAATCAAGCTATTGATAGTAATGGACCTGCAGGTCGGATCCGGGGAACCGCCCACCAGGTATATGAAAAGTACGCTTCGCTGGCACGAGATGCCCACTCTTCAGGAGATCGCGTCGCGGCAGAAAGACTTCATCAGCATGCGGATCATTATTTCCGGCTTTTGAACGAAGGTCGCGAAACGGCTGTAGACAATGCACAACCTGACACGAACGTTCAGCCTGAGACAAACGCTCAGCCTGGCACAAGCGTGCAAGCTGACACGAACGCCCAGCCACCCATGGATGTTCCCCCGCCTGTAAGAGAAGAGCCTTCTAAGCAAAAGGAACTTCCAAAAAAGGCAGAGAAAAAATCCGAAGATAAGGACGTCATCAAGGTTGTGGAGATGAGCGTAAATTAG